In the genome of Vicia villosa cultivar HV-30 ecotype Madison, WI linkage group LG7, Vvil1.0, whole genome shotgun sequence, one region contains:
- the LOC131617477 gene encoding embryonic abundant protein VF30.1-like: MKFAHVYVLASFCIAFVGIGATLSGEDYWQSVWSNTPLPSAFADLLLPYGKTNNLPIKYEELNQYSTLFFPHDLYPGKTIILGNTKSAGNTVRPFTEPKQGVTDSIWLKNKERQSLDDFCKSPTAKGEHKHCVSSLESMIDHVISHFGTTKIKAISSTFDKNQDQYVVEEVKKIGDNAVMCHRLNFEKVVFNCHQVRATTAYVVSLVTPQGDKTKALTVCHHDTRGMNPELLYEALKVKPGTVPVCHFIGNKAAAWVPDNSVDHPCVI, encoded by the exons ATGAAGTTTGCACATGTATATGTTTTAGCTTCATTTTGT ATTGCTTTTGTCGGAATTGGTGCGACACTATCAGGAGAAGATTATTGGCAATCTGTTTGGTCAAACACTCCTCTGCCAAGTGCTTTCGCCGATCTATTGCTTCCTT ATGGAAAAACTAATAACCTACCTATTAAGTACGAAGAGTTAAACCAATACTCGACACTCTTTTTTCCACATGACCTTTATCCTGGGAAAACTATCATCTTGGGTAACACTAAATCTGCTGGAAACACAGTGCGACCATTCACTGAACCAAAACAAGGTGTCACAGATTCCATATGgttgaaaaataaagaaagacAAAGTCTTGATGACTTTTGTAAGAGCCCAACCGCTAAAGGAGAACACAAACATTGTGTCTCATCTTTGGAATCAATGATTGATCATGTCATTTCACATTTTGGAACCACAAAAATTAAAGCTATTTCAAGTACCTTTGACAAAAATCAAGACCAATATGTGGTGGAGGAAGTGAAAAAAATTGGAGACAATGCTGTGATGTGTCAtagattaaattttgaaaaagttGTATTCAATTGCCACCAAGTTCGTGCAACAACTGCTTATGTGGTCTCATTGGTAACCCCTCAAGGAGATAAAACTAAGGCTTTAACTGTTTGCCACCATGACACAAGAGGAATGAACCCCGAGTTGCTTTATGAAGCTCTCAAAGTCAAACCTGGAACTGTCCCTGTTTGTCATTTCATTGGAAATAAGGCTGCTGCTTGGGTACCCGATAATTCTGTTGACCATCCTTGTGTCATCTAG